One Cohnella candidum genomic region harbors:
- a CDS encoding phage holin family protein, whose translation MQFYAGAATAVIGSVITFSFGIWQESLTLLAVLMGIDYLTGVVAAVRSGTGLNSSVGFWGLGKKGLTFLVILLAHRIDVLLGVNMVMGGAVSFYLVNELLSVVENYGRLGLPLPGSVKRMVQILRDRADDERRS comes from the coding sequence ATGCAGTTTTACGCGGGTGCCGCAACGGCGGTGATCGGATCCGTCATCACGTTTTCTTTCGGCATTTGGCAGGAGTCGTTGACCCTGCTGGCCGTCTTAATGGGGATAGACTACTTGACCGGGGTCGTGGCCGCCGTGAGAAGCGGGACGGGGCTGAACAGCTCCGTCGGCTTTTGGGGCCTAGGCAAAAAAGGGCTGACGTTTTTGGTGATCCTTCTGGCGCATCGGATCGACGTTTTGCTGGGCGTCAATATGGTGATGGGTGGAGCGGTTTCTTTTTACTTGGTCAATGAGCTGCTGTCCGTCGTGGAGAATTACGGACGCCTGGGCTTGCCTCTTCCCGGAAGCGTGAAAAGAATGGTTCAAATTTTGCGCGACCGTGCGGACGACGAGAGGCGTTCATGA
- a CDS encoding MFS transporter — protein MPQNLTYFVLYYFFFYMGNAVYGTFIPLYFQEKGFLPSQIGTLLSVGPLVAILAQPLWGLLSDRAVTKNRVLLLLLAGSGAAVLLFQLSGAFAYLLLMICVFTFFQTSVPAVTDAITLEALEQRKQGHFSRIRMAGTVGFALMSILFGLIAEKRVDLLFSVYALIMAVSFLLVLRFPRVAGHQAGGRKMQVWALFRNRKLMLYFGVNFILHITLGYYYTFFPLYFADMGGSNALLGWSMVISSLSEIPFLLAANRLFRRFGVHHILLGAGAASTLRWLLFSVIQDPLWALPVQLLHGLIFIVLSVTMATVINREAPDELKASGQTLNALLSLGLARIIGSFAGGWASEAFGMSRVFLFNAVVAVVCVVTFAAVFRERKKDTFA, from the coding sequence ATGCCGCAAAATTTAACGTATTTCGTCTTATATTACTTCTTCTTTTACATGGGTAACGCGGTTTACGGCACGTTTATCCCTCTCTATTTTCAAGAGAAAGGGTTTCTCCCTTCCCAGATCGGCACCCTGCTGAGCGTCGGCCCGCTTGTCGCCATTCTGGCCCAGCCGCTCTGGGGACTGCTCAGCGACCGGGCGGTCACGAAAAACCGGGTTCTCCTGCTGCTTCTCGCCGGCAGCGGCGCGGCCGTGCTGCTTTTCCAGTTATCCGGCGCCTTCGCGTATTTGCTGCTCATGATTTGCGTGTTCACTTTTTTCCAAACTTCCGTGCCGGCCGTCACTGATGCCATTACACTGGAAGCATTGGAGCAGAGAAAGCAAGGACATTTCAGCCGCATCCGCATGGCCGGCACAGTCGGTTTCGCGCTTATGTCGATCCTGTTCGGTCTCATCGCGGAGAAACGCGTCGACCTGCTTTTCTCCGTTTACGCGCTGATCATGGCGGTCTCGTTTCTGCTCGTCCTTCGTTTTCCTCGCGTCGCGGGCCACCAAGCCGGAGGACGCAAAATGCAGGTGTGGGCGCTGTTTCGCAATCGAAAGCTCATGCTTTATTTCGGGGTAAACTTTATCCTGCACATCACGCTTGGTTATTACTACACGTTTTTCCCGTTGTATTTTGCCGACATGGGCGGCAGCAACGCCTTGCTGGGGTGGTCGATGGTGATCTCTTCGTTAAGCGAAATCCCTTTCCTGTTGGCCGCCAATCGGTTATTCCGGCGCTTCGGCGTTCACCACATCCTGCTGGGCGCGGGAGCGGCCTCCACTCTGAGATGGCTGCTGTTCTCGGTCATCCAGGATCCGTTGTGGGCGCTGCCCGTACAGCTGTTGCACGGCTTGATTTTCATCGTGTTATCCGTGACCATGGCGACGGTCATCAATCGCGAGGCGCCGGACGAGCTCAAGGCGAGCGGACAGACGCTCAACGCCTTGCTCAGCCTGGGACTCGCCCGCATCATCGGAAGCTTCGCCGGCGGGTGGGCCAGCGAGGCGTTTGGCATGAGCCGCGTTTTCTTGTTCAACGCGGTCGTCGCCGTCGTCTGCGTTGTAACTTTCGCGGCCGTATTCCGCGAACGCAAAAAAGACACCTTCGCTTGA
- the cdaS gene encoding sporulation-specific diadenylate cyclase CdaS — MYDDCDNTGLKKELRTKLQDISENISHLMEGLENESYCMLSEFDQIGGRFAEIESLAAGFYLRCYLASFTNRYRELALAVKHLSARRHGALAVIERSDPVDLFVTPGVKIDAELTHSLLESIFIPGSPLHDGAAIIRGDKIHSAASVLPLSEQGARSGKEGTRHRAARGMSERCDALVIVVSEETGKSSFAMEGKLYPFSTPV, encoded by the coding sequence GTGTACGACGATTGCGACAATACGGGCTTGAAAAAGGAACTCAGGACCAAGCTGCAGGACATATCGGAGAACATTTCGCACTTGATGGAAGGGCTGGAAAACGAAAGCTACTGCATGCTGAGCGAATTCGATCAAATCGGCGGACGTTTCGCGGAGATCGAATCGCTGGCGGCAGGGTTCTATTTGCGCTGTTATTTGGCTTCGTTCACGAACCGTTATCGCGAGCTGGCGCTGGCGGTGAAGCATCTGAGCGCACGCCGGCACGGCGCTCTGGCCGTCATCGAGCGAAGCGATCCTGTCGATCTGTTCGTAACGCCGGGAGTGAAGATTGATGCCGAGCTGACCCATTCCCTGCTCGAATCGATTTTCATTCCCGGCAGTCCGCTCCATGACGGGGCGGCCATCATCCGCGGAGACAAAATCCACTCGGCCGCCAGCGTCCTTCCCCTGTCCGAACAAGGAGCGCGAAGCGGCAAGGAAGGAACCCGACACAGGGCGGCGCGGGGAATGTCCGAACGGTGCGATGCGCTGGTGATCGTCGTCTCCGAAGAAACCGGCAAGTCCTCTTTCGCGATGGAAGGCAAGCTTTATCCTTTCTCCACCCCGGTGTAA
- a CDS encoding 4-fold beta flower protein, which yields MLQPLFDRYCNHVAYLGNNRYLFDTDLNWIAFVDNRQAWSKELKWIGPINGVICMDKDGKVVAWGMGQKVMGDPSVHRKPKFPPRLPEEPTSFLRPMPQNPPIPATPLVGWSNLSFADWVKG from the coding sequence ATGCTTCAGCCATTATTCGACCGATACTGTAACCACGTTGCCTACCTTGGCAACAACCGTTACTTGTTCGATACCGATTTGAATTGGATCGCTTTCGTGGACAACCGGCAAGCCTGGTCCAAGGAACTGAAGTGGATCGGGCCGATCAACGGCGTGATTTGCATGGACAAAGACGGCAAAGTCGTCGCTTGGGGCATGGGGCAGAAGGTCATGGGAGACCCTTCCGTTCACCGGAAGCCGAAATTCCCGCCTCGGCTGCCGGAGGAACCGACCTCCTTCCTCCGCCCGATGCCCCAAAACCCGCCGATCCCCGCAACGCCGCTGGTCGGATGGTCCAACTTGTCTTTCGCCGATTGGGTGAAAGGCTGA
- a CDS encoding exopolyphosphatase codes for MRLVTRSDFDGLVTAVLLKKLGMIEEMKFVHPKDMQDGTVTVTADDILTNVPYVPGCGMWFDHHASELKRSQDEGFEFKGEVRIADSAARVVYEYFGGRDKFGGELDDLMRGVDKADSAKFSREDIMRPEGWDLLSFLMDSRTGLGRYRDYTISNYQLMEKLVDLCATEPVERILQDSDVAERVKRYFELDAEFRAMLQQYTRTEGNVIVTDLRGVETIYPGNRFLVYALFPEQNVSLWVVDGFQKQNVSIACGHSIVNRTCGTHVGHLMRKYGGGGHEAAGTCQIPYADADRVIGEITTAFQA; via the coding sequence ATGCGTTTAGTTACCCGTTCCGACTTCGACGGCTTGGTGACGGCAGTGCTTCTGAAGAAGCTGGGAATGATCGAAGAGATGAAATTCGTTCACCCCAAAGACATGCAGGACGGGACGGTCACGGTAACGGCCGATGACATTCTAACCAACGTGCCCTATGTTCCGGGCTGCGGGATGTGGTTTGACCACCACGCGAGCGAGCTGAAGCGGTCGCAGGACGAAGGTTTCGAATTCAAAGGCGAAGTCAGAATCGCCGACAGCGCGGCTCGCGTGGTGTATGAGTATTTCGGCGGGCGGGATAAATTCGGCGGCGAATTGGACGACCTGATGCGGGGCGTCGACAAAGCGGATTCGGCGAAATTCAGCCGGGAAGACATTATGCGTCCGGAAGGCTGGGACCTGTTGTCGTTTCTTATGGATTCGCGGACCGGGCTTGGCCGGTACCGGGATTACACGATCAGCAACTACCAACTGATGGAGAAGCTGGTCGATCTCTGCGCGACGGAGCCGGTGGAACGGATTTTACAGGATTCCGACGTTGCGGAACGCGTGAAGCGCTATTTCGAATTGGATGCGGAATTCCGCGCCATGCTCCAGCAATATACCCGCACCGAAGGAAACGTGATCGTGACGGATTTGCGCGGCGTAGAGACGATTTATCCCGGCAACCGTTTCCTGGTCTATGCGCTGTTCCCCGAACAAAACGTTTCTTTATGGGTCGTGGACGGCTTCCAAAAACAAAATGTCTCGATCGCGTGCGGACACAGCATCGTGAATCGCACCTGCGGTACCCACGTCGGCCACTTGATGCGCAAATACGGCGGCGGCGGGCATGAAGCGGCCGGAACCTGCCAGATCCCATACGCCGACGCGGATCGCGTCATCGGCGAAATCACTACCGCTTTCCAAGCATAA
- a CDS encoding MFS transporter, translating into MSIFINEWKMQLAGYSRNIRLFLLFNFMWNAGLGTFGLVYNLYVRALGFEHTMVGSLVGMTAVASAIILIPAGILNDRLGPRRVVSYGLLLVLAALTARSLLEGRQGLMFSAFLGGMAQAVVSATILPFMANNSTPAQRVHLFSLNMALAMIASVLGNLIGGSFSDMFHYLLGLDAVVSLRWTLMIGVGFIALGLVPVLAYSSDGTTAAVSGKPGVQWQRLSGRQRASLKIIALFAFLSLLSSSAGGMIVPYLNVYFEDRFLISNTLIGLIVSLGQGATALAYLLGPVFARKLGDAKAVVVLQLSSIPFMLVTAYSTNFYLAGTGYLFRQALMNAATPFYNTIKMKYVDPAMRGLASSSGEAMFNLGWFLAAPVSTGLIAQYGSYYGYAYAFSITAVVYTLISVLFYFFFCKDRFRPAEEPANGE; encoded by the coding sequence ATGTCTATATTCATAAACGAATGGAAAATGCAGCTCGCCGGATACAGCCGGAACATCCGCTTGTTTCTCCTGTTTAATTTCATGTGGAATGCGGGGCTGGGCACGTTCGGGCTTGTCTATAATCTCTATGTTCGGGCGCTCGGCTTCGAGCACACCATGGTCGGGAGCCTGGTCGGCATGACCGCGGTGGCGTCCGCGATCATCCTGATTCCTGCCGGCATCCTCAACGACAGGCTTGGCCCGAGGCGCGTCGTGTCCTACGGCCTGCTGCTGGTTCTGGCCGCCTTGACGGCCCGATCTCTGCTGGAAGGGCGCCAGGGACTGATGTTCTCGGCGTTTCTCGGCGGCATGGCCCAGGCGGTCGTGTCGGCGACGATCCTGCCGTTCATGGCGAACAACTCCACTCCGGCCCAGCGGGTGCACCTGTTCAGCTTGAACATGGCGCTGGCCATGATCGCGAGCGTGCTTGGCAACCTGATCGGCGGCTCGTTCAGCGACATGTTCCACTATCTTCTCGGATTGGACGCAGTCGTCAGCTTGCGATGGACGCTCATGATCGGCGTAGGGTTCATCGCCCTAGGGCTTGTCCCCGTGCTGGCGTATTCTTCCGACGGTACGACGGCAGCCGTGAGCGGAAAACCGGGCGTGCAATGGCAACGCCTGTCGGGGCGGCAACGAGCCTCGTTGAAGATCATCGCGCTGTTCGCCTTCCTGAGCCTCCTTTCCTCGAGCGCCGGCGGCATGATCGTGCCTTACCTGAACGTTTACTTCGAAGATCGGTTTCTCATCAGCAATACCCTTATCGGGCTCATCGTCTCGCTGGGACAGGGTGCGACCGCGCTCGCGTACTTGCTCGGGCCGGTTTTCGCCCGCAAGCTGGGTGACGCCAAAGCCGTCGTCGTCCTGCAGCTCAGCTCGATTCCCTTCATGCTGGTTACGGCCTACTCCACGAACTTCTACCTCGCCGGCACCGGATATCTGTTCCGCCAAGCGCTCATGAACGCCGCCACCCCATTTTACAATACGATCAAAATGAAGTACGTCGATCCCGCCATGCGGGGCCTAGCCTCCAGCTCCGGAGAAGCGATGTTTAACCTGGGCTGGTTCCTCGCGGCACCGGTCAGTACCGGCCTCATTGCGCAATACGGCTCCTATTACGGGTACGCGTACGCATTTTCGATTACGGCCGTCGTCTATACGTTGATCTCCGTACTCTTCTATTTCTTTTTCTGCAAGGATCGTTTCCGACCCGCCGAGGAACCGGCAAACGGCGAATGA
- a CDS encoding sensor histidine kinase: MTLFDYKVETFLLNLFFIMFPLIFYQFVSKDRIEAKPALRNALLYSIFMLPIVLCLLMPVNDTDGFYQNLHSVPFIMACLYTNPFVSFLVCVSSMLFRWFIGGQGQYLSYLYDMISFAFFYFYIRKYRTLRLPVKMVLTFLVSFLSKLTAKVIFYFFIDSGILVNPRLPLNVIEGVFMALALYTIESVLKNMQLKKDLLASERLRVASIISASMAHEIRNPLTSVRGFIQLLSGPTEPPPEKRQFYGKIALEEIDRAQRIITDYLSLSRPYPEVREKIDLGEEIAYVSSVLSSYQDTQDIEVRVETEDNLHILGDRQQLRQCIINLSKNGIESMENGGVLNLKVTRQQDEIVLLIGDTGKGMTPEQINRLGTPYFSNKEKGTGLGTMVSFNIIHNMLGKINVASKVGEGTHFQISFPSA; encoded by the coding sequence ATGACGCTCTTCGACTATAAAGTCGAAACGTTCCTGTTGAACTTATTTTTCATTATGTTTCCTTTGATTTTCTACCAATTCGTGTCCAAGGATCGAATCGAGGCGAAGCCGGCGCTGCGTAACGCCCTGCTTTATTCGATCTTCATGCTGCCGATCGTGCTGTGCCTGCTGATGCCGGTGAACGATACCGACGGATTTTACCAAAACCTACACTCTGTGCCTTTCATCATGGCCTGTCTTTACACCAACCCGTTCGTTTCCTTCCTTGTTTGCGTAAGTTCCATGCTTTTCCGCTGGTTCATCGGTGGGCAAGGGCAGTATTTGTCCTATCTGTACGATATGATCAGCTTCGCATTCTTTTATTTTTACATCCGCAAATATCGGACGCTGCGCCTTCCCGTGAAAATGGTGCTTACGTTTCTCGTATCGTTTTTGTCCAAGCTGACGGCGAAAGTGATTTTCTACTTCTTTATCGACTCCGGCATTTTGGTGAACCCGCGTCTTCCCTTGAACGTGATTGAAGGGGTTTTTATGGCCCTGGCTTTGTATACGATCGAATCCGTTCTCAAAAACATGCAGCTGAAAAAAGACCTGCTCGCGTCGGAGAGACTGAGGGTGGCCAGCATCATTTCCGCGTCGATGGCGCACGAGATCCGGAACCCCTTGACCTCGGTGAGAGGATTCATCCAGCTGCTCAGCGGTCCGACGGAGCCTCCTCCTGAGAAGAGACAGTTTTACGGCAAAATCGCCCTCGAGGAAATCGACCGGGCGCAGCGCATCATTACCGATTACCTGTCTCTATCCCGCCCATATCCGGAAGTCAGGGAGAAAATCGACCTGGGAGAAGAAATCGCCTACGTCAGTTCCGTTCTATCCTCCTATCAGGACACCCAGGATATCGAGGTTCGCGTGGAGACAGAGGACAATTTGCACATTTTGGGAGACCGCCAGCAGCTCCGGCAGTGCATCATCAACCTTTCCAAAAACGGCATCGAATCGATGGAAAACGGCGGAGTGCTCAACCTCAAGGTGACCCGGCAGCAGGACGAAATCGTGCTGCTGATCGGCGATACCGGCAAAGGCATGACCCCCGAGCAAATCAACCGCCTGGGTACCCCGTATTTCTCGAACAAGGAGAAGGGGACGGGCCTCGGTACGATGGTCTCGTTCAACATCATTCACAACATGCTCGGCAAAATCAATGTCGCCAGCAAGGTCGGGGAAGGAACCCATTTTCAGATTTCCTTCCCGTCCGCATAA